One window of the Bacillus sp. 2205SS5-2 genome contains the following:
- a CDS encoding aminopeptidase gives MDTQLNKYAELAVKVGINIQRGQYLWVSAPIGTEDFVRKVVKEAYLAGAKKVHVNWYDEEILRTHYELAPDEVFLEFPSWEVQATEEVVDDGGAFLYIDATDPDLLNGIPVERIMNFQKAQGVALEKFREAIQIDAISWSILAIPNTKWADKVFPSLPEENRVEALWESIFQAVRIHEENPISAWKIHIETLKERADLLTEKKYKKLHYAGPGTDLTIELPDKHLWLTGSSMTPQGITFVANMPTEEVYTVPLKTGINGYVTSTKPLAYQGNVIEQFTLTFENGEIVKIEAETGENLLQQLIETDDGACFIGEVALVPHQSPISSSGILFFNTLFDENASNHLAIGSAYPTCYEGGSNMTEEERLAVGLNDSIVHEDFMIGSEKMNIDGIYEDESREPIFRNGNWAF, from the coding sequence GTGGATACTCAACTAAATAAATATGCAGAGCTTGCTGTTAAAGTGGGTATTAATATTCAAAGAGGACAATATTTGTGGGTTTCTGCACCTATAGGCACGGAGGATTTTGTACGAAAAGTCGTTAAGGAAGCTTATCTTGCTGGGGCAAAAAAAGTACATGTAAATTGGTACGATGAAGAAATTTTGAGGACTCATTACGAGCTTGCACCTGATGAAGTGTTTCTTGAATTTCCAAGCTGGGAAGTGCAGGCAACTGAGGAAGTTGTAGATGATGGTGGAGCTTTTTTATATATAGATGCAACAGATCCTGATCTTCTAAATGGGATCCCGGTGGAGCGAATTATGAACTTTCAAAAAGCCCAAGGAGTAGCGTTAGAGAAATTTAGAGAAGCGATTCAAATTGATGCAATTAGTTGGTCGATCCTTGCGATACCAAATACAAAATGGGCTGATAAAGTCTTTCCTTCTTTGCCGGAAGAGAATCGAGTGGAAGCGTTATGGGAATCCATTTTTCAAGCTGTGCGAATTCATGAAGAAAATCCTATTTCTGCCTGGAAAATCCATATAGAAACATTAAAAGAACGAGCAGATCTACTAACAGAAAAGAAATACAAAAAGCTTCATTATGCTGGACCTGGAACGGATTTGACGATTGAATTGCCAGACAAGCATTTATGGCTAACAGGAAGCTCCATGACGCCACAAGGAATCACATTTGTTGCGAATATGCCGACGGAAGAAGTCTATACGGTCCCATTAAAAACAGGCATTAACGGCTATGTGACAAGTACAAAGCCATTAGCGTATCAAGGAAATGTCATCGAACAGTTTACCTTAACGTTTGAAAATGGAGAAATTGTTAAGATAGAAGCTGAAACAGGTGAAAATCTACTTCAGCAACTCATCGAGACGGATGATGGTGCTTGTTTTATTGGAGAAGTAGCGCTTGTTCCTCATCAATCTCCGATATCAAGTTCAGGGATATTGTTCTTTAATACTCTTTTTGATGAGAATGCATCCAATCATTTAGCGATAGGTTCTGCTTATCCAACGTGTTATGAAGGGGGATCAAACATGACGGAGGAGGAGCGATTAGCGGTTGGCCTGAACGATAGTATTGTTCATGAAGATTTTATGATAGGCTCAGAGAAGATGAATATTGATGGGATTTATGAGGATGAGTCAAGAGAACCCATCTTTCGAAACGGAAATTGGGCCTTTTAA
- a CDS encoding MFS transporter, with the protein MLMVGNLFVFMSFQMLIPTLPPYIKSIGASGLEIGLVTALFSIGAVVIRPFVGYMLEYKVRKPLVIIGSISLLLITMIYPLSQIVVIFLLFRFVHGLAWGWSTTVNGTAAVDVVPNSRLGEGMGYYGMSITIGMIIAPSIGIYLYQVSTFTNLIIVSSVLGLIALGLLSIVHYRTPETVQKTKREDLSFSYVGSLIEKSSWYTSMITLAATFGYGTIVTFIVIFGEERGIGHIFLFYLVNAVMASISRPIAGKWFDNHGAKGLVIACLSLSFIGMWVLSLSYSEIGIVVAGMLFGVGFGSLIPTLQSWTLSKTPANRRGVANGMFFSSIDLGIGLSGLVFGAIVSYVEIGVIFKISSVFILLAMVLTLLEDRKKKETRKEMKVVEG; encoded by the coding sequence ATGTTAATGGTTGGAAATTTATTTGTTTTCATGAGTTTTCAAATGCTCATTCCAACCTTGCCACCTTATATAAAATCAATAGGGGCATCTGGTCTGGAAATAGGGTTGGTTACCGCTTTATTTTCAATAGGGGCAGTGGTCATCCGTCCATTTGTTGGTTATATGCTAGAATATAAAGTTCGAAAACCACTCGTAATTATTGGGTCGATTTCACTCCTGTTGATTACGATGATCTATCCGTTATCTCAAATTGTTGTCATTTTTTTATTATTCCGTTTTGTTCATGGGCTAGCATGGGGTTGGTCAACAACAGTAAATGGTACGGCGGCTGTCGATGTGGTCCCCAATTCTCGTTTAGGTGAGGGAATGGGCTATTATGGAATGTCGATCACGATTGGCATGATCATTGCACCAAGTATTGGGATTTATTTGTATCAGGTTAGCACGTTTACGAATTTAATCATCGTGTCGAGTGTATTAGGACTGATTGCTCTTGGACTCCTGTCAATTGTTCACTATAGAACACCTGAAACCGTTCAAAAGACCAAGCGAGAAGATTTATCTTTTTCTTATGTCGGATCGCTGATTGAAAAATCAAGTTGGTATACGTCGATGATTACACTTGCTGCCACATTCGGATACGGAACGATCGTGACGTTCATCGTTATTTTTGGAGAAGAGCGAGGGATCGGTCACATCTTCCTTTTCTATTTAGTGAATGCCGTAATGGCTTCGATTTCACGACCTATCGCCGGAAAATGGTTTGATAATCACGGGGCGAAAGGACTGGTCATTGCTTGTTTATCGCTATCTTTTATTGGAATGTGGGTATTGTCGCTCTCATATTCTGAAATCGGCATTGTCGTAGCAGGGATGCTATTTGGTGTAGGATTTGGTTCATTGATTCCCACGTTACAATCATGGACGCTCTCGAAAACGCCTGCTAATCGACGTGGTGTGGCCAATGGGATGTTTTTCTCATCAATTGATTTAGGAATTGGGCTAAGTGGATTAGTGTTTGGAGCAATCGTATCCTATGTAGAAATAGGTGTTATTTTCAAAATTTCTAGTGTGTTTATCCTTTTGGCAATGGTTTTAACTCTTCTTGAAGATCGTAAAAAGAAAGAGACTAGGAAAGAAATGAAAGTAGTAGAAGGCTAG